The DNA segment TAAACAGAAATAATCATCTTAGTAATGGATAAAGAAAACCCACAACAAAAAGAACAGCCCAATAACCCGATGCATGGGGTGAAACTGAAGACATTATTAGAGGTATTGGTGGAACATTATGGTTGGGAAGGATTAGCAAAGAAGATTAACATCAATTGTTTTAAAAATGATCCTTCCATTAAATCGAGCCTCACGTTTTTAAGAAAAACACCCTGGGCAAGAGATAAAGTGGAACAATTGTATCTTGATTTAGTAAAAAGGAGTAAATAAAATAAGCCAGACTTTGCACATCCAAACGGTTACCACAATTAAATTATAATCCAAAAACATTGAAAACAAAATTATACTTTTTGATTCTTTTTTGCTTCACTTTGTTTAGTTGCGGGATAAAAAATGACGACCGATTTATTTTCTTTCTTCACAATCGATTTTTAGAAGAACACGAATTGCATGAATTGCATCCTGAATTCGGGCGGACTGAGTACAACGAAATTATTGCCGAGTTTGAACAAAGTGGATTAAGGGTTATTAGTGAAAAAAGAAATGGAAATGTAAATGCGAGAGAATATGCAGTTGGGATTGTCGCTCAAATTGACAGTTTAATAAAAACAGGAATTGAACCTAAAAAAATTACAGTTGCTGGAACTTCAAAAGGGGGATATATCGCTCAATACGTTTCAACCTTGGCAAATAATCCTGATTTAAATTTTGTCTTTATTGCAAGTTTTAGGGATAGCGACATCGATACTATACCTGAAATTAATTATTGCGGGAATATTTTAAACATTTATGAAAAGTCTGATTCGTTTGGAGTTTCTGCATTAGAGAGGAAAAATACTTCCACTTGCCAAATCACACATTACAAAGAAATTGAGTTGAATACAGGAATGGGACACGGATTTTTATTTAAACCTTTAAAAGAGTGGATTGAACCAACGATAAATTGGGCAAAAGGATATTACGATGCGAAATAAAAACTATGGGCCTGTTTCCTATGAAAAGTACTACTATACTTTTTTGAAGATTAATCTCTTTTTTACAACTCATTCAGGAACCTTTTTATAAAAAACTCAAAATAGTTTCTTTTATTTTTCCCTCAGAAATCCCTGCTTCATGTTTCAATTCATCAACCGTTCCATGTTGGGGAAAGTAATCTGGGATTCCTAACATTTTGATAGTTCCTTGATATTCTTTTTCTGAAGCATATTCTAACACAGCACTTCCAAATCCTCCTTTTATTACACCATCTTCTACGGTGATGATAGTTTGGTGTTTTTTGAAAATAGCGTTCAACAATTCAGTGTCTAATGGTTTTACAAAGCGCATATCATACACGGCAACTTTTTCTTTTTCTGATATACGTTCAATGGCATTCAAAACTGTTTCAGACATTGTACCAATAGTCAAGATAGCAATTGCATAACCTTTTTGTAGGGAAACTCCTTTTCCTATTTCAATTTCAGAAAATGGTTTTTTCCAATCTTTTATGGAGCCTCTTCCACGTGGATACCGAATGGCAATTGGGTTTTTAAGTCCTAATTGAGCTGTATAAAGGATGTTCCGTAGTTCAATTTCATTTCTAGGAGCAAAAATGATGAGGTTAGGAATGCATCGTAAAAAAGCAAGATCGAAAATACCATGGTGTGTGGCGCCGTCCTCACCTACAATACCAGCTCTATCCAAACAGAATATCACGGGCATATTTTGTAAACAAACATCGTGAATCACTTGATCATAAGCACGTTGTAAAAATGTTGAATAAATATTACAGAAAACGGTCAGACCTTGTGTAGCAAGACCAGCAGAGAGCGTAACAGCGTGTTGTTCGGCTATACCTACATCAAAAGCACGTTCTGGGAAGGTTTCCATAAAGTATTTTAGCGAACTTCCTGTTGGCATAGCAGGGGTAATACCTACTATTTTTTTATTTTCTTTAGCTAGTTCCACGATTGTTTCACCAAAAACATCTTGAAATTTAGGAGGAAGTCCATTGCTATCTTTTGGCAATAAATCGCCTGTGAGCGCATCAAACTTTCCTGGGGCGTGATATGTTACTTGGTTCTCTTCAGCTTGCCGAAGTCCTTTTCCTTTTTTGGTGATGACGTGCATTAATTTAGGACCGGGAACATGTTTTAGACGCTCTAATTCCGAAGTTAATTCTTCTAAATTATGACCATCAATAGGGCCAGAATAGTTGAAGTTTAAGGCTTCGAAAATATTGTCTGTGTCTGGCGCTCCATCTAAGGTGACCTTTGTTAGATAGTCTTTAAGCGCACCAACACTAGGATCGATTCCGATAGCGTTGTCATTCAGAATAACCAAGATATTGGTGTTGGCAATTCCTGCATGATTTAAGGCTTCAAAAGCCATTCCGCTAGCTATAGAAGCATCGCCTACTACCGCAATATGCTGTTTATGTGTTTCTCCCTTAATTCGTGAGGCAATTGCCATTCCCAGCGCCGCTGAAATTGAGGTGCTACTGTGCCCCACGCCAAACGCATCATAGTTGCTTTCACCTATTTTAGGAAACCCAGAAATTCCATTGAGCTTTCTATTTGTGTGGAAACTATCTTTTCTTCCAGTCAAAATTTTATGTCCATATGCTTGATGTCCCACATCCCATACCAAAATATCTTCAGGTGTATTAAAAACGTAATGTAGCGCAATAGTTAATTCTATTACACCAAGACTAGCTCCTAAATGACCTTCTTTGGTTGCTACGATATTAATAATGAAGTCACGCAGTTCTTTCGCAACTTGCGGTAATTTTTCCTTTGAAACCTTCCGAAGGTCCTCAGGAAATTGAATGTTATCTAATATCTTTTTTGACACGTAACAAAGATACATTTTGATATTGTACTTTTGAATATTCTATAAAAGATACTCATGGATTTATTAGAACCGTACGACGACACCTATTTTATGAAACGCGCTCTTATGGAAGCCGAGGCTGCTTTTGAAAAGGATGAAATACCTATTGGAGCAGTAATTGTTGTAAACAACCAGATAATTGCTCGCGCACATAACCTTACTGAAACGCTAAACGATGTTACTGCGCATGCAGAAATGCAAGCAATTACCGCAGCTGCAAATTATTTAGGAGGGAAGTATTTAAAAGATTGCACGCTATATGTAACCATTGAACCCTGCCAAATGTGTGCGGGAGGCTTGTATTGGAGTCAAATTGATAAAATTGTATATGGAGCAAGAGATGAGCAGCGTGGGTGTATTAATATGAACACAAAACTACATCCTAAAACCAAAATGAGCGGCGGTGTTTTGAAAGAAGAAGCTTCACAATTACTTAAAAAATTCTTTATTGAAAAACGGAATATGAACTAATAAAAAACCCTTCACAAAGTGAAGGGTTTACTAAAATCTGTAAAAGTATATCACTTATTCGTGAATAACGCGCACTTGACCTGCGGTCATTCCTTTTCTTCCTTCTTCTTCAACATATTCTACTTTGTCACCTTCGTTAAGGGCTTCGCCGTTAAGACCGGTAACGTGTACAAAAATGTCTTTTCCGGTTTCATCATTTGTGATAAATCCGTAACCTTTAGATTCGTTAAAAAACTTTACTGTTCCTTCCATTGTAATAAAAAAATAAATTAATAATAACTCAAAGGTACTATTAATTTAGGCTGAAACGTTAAAAAAATGCAAAAAAAGTCAAAAAAGCGTGTAGTTTACATTTTTTTATCTTTTCCTTCTTTTCTCATTTTATCAAGGTTTTCTTTGGTTAGCATATAGTCTTTAAAATTTCTTTTTCGCCACCTATGGTAGATAAAAAGAGGCATCCAGACAAAAAATAAACCAACTATGGAAAGTCCAATACAAAGCTCTCCCGTACTGTAATCTTCTGGGCGGATGTAAAACCCATAACTTCCACAGCCAACAATTGCTATAAATACTATAATTAAAACAGACCTCATAAATGTTTTGTTAGTTTCCTGAAAAATCAATTAATTTTCTACGATAAGCTGTAAGCAATTTGGATTTTGAAATAAAGCCGTAATATTTTCCCTTATTAATTACAGGTAAATTCCACGCGCCACTGGCTTCAAACTTTTTCATTATTTCTTGCATGGTATCTTCTTTGTAAAAAATTAATGAGGGCGCACTTTCCATTAAATCTTTTGCCGTAATCTTATCATATAACTTTTGATCGAACATGATTTTACGAAGATCATTCAGTAAAATGATTCCTAAAAAAGTATTGTCTTTATCTACTACTGGGTAAATATTCCTGTTTGATTTTGCGACTGCGTGATCCAAAATTTCGCGTAGCTTCATCTCTGGCGTAATACTTATAAAGTTTTGTTCTATAACTTTATCAAGTTCCATTAAAAGCAATGCATTTTTATCTCGATTATAGGTTAACAAAGAATCTCTTTTTGCAAGTTCGTGGGTGTAAATGGTATGTTCCATTCCTTTTTTGGTGATCATATACGATATAGCAACGGTAATCATTAAAGGTACAAAAAGCTCATAACCTCCAGTAATTTCAGCAATCAAGAAAATAGCGGTCAAGGGAGCATTTATTACCCCAGCTATTAAACCTGCCATACCAATTAGTGTGAAATTTGTTTCTGAAACATAAAAATCCAGGCCAATGTTATTAATCACTTTGGCAATTACGTTTCCTAAAGCACTCCCCATAACCATAGTAGGAATAATTACTCCTCCTACACCACCAGCAGCGAATGTAGTTGTCATGGCGATTGCTTTGAAAACTGTAATTCCGAATAACAATGCAATAACAATCCAAATATTATCAGTGGCATCACCAAATGGAGTGTTCCCTAGAGCGTGCAGATGATTTCCCTCTAATAAATCTGTGATAAAACTTAAACCCTCACCATATAAGGGTGGGATAAAATAAAGCATAGTACCAATGGCGAGCCCTCCTACCAAAAGCTTTAAAAAACGTGATTTTATATGATCGAAAAAACCATATATGGCAAAATATATTTTTGTGAAATAGATAGATGCAAGCCCGGTTCCGATA comes from the Marixanthomonas ophiurae genome and includes:
- a CDS encoding VF530 family protein produces the protein MDKENPQQKEQPNNPMHGVKLKTLLEVLVEHYGWEGLAKKININCFKNDPSIKSSLTFLRKTPWARDKVEQLYLDLVKRSK
- a CDS encoding alpha/beta hydrolase, whose protein sequence is MILFCFTLFSCGIKNDDRFIFFLHNRFLEEHELHELHPEFGRTEYNEIIAEFEQSGLRVISEKRNGNVNAREYAVGIVAQIDSLIKTGIEPKKITVAGTSKGGYIAQYVSTLANNPDLNFVFIASFRDSDIDTIPEINYCGNILNIYEKSDSFGVSALERKNTSTCQITHYKEIELNTGMGHGFLFKPLKEWIEPTINWAKGYYDAK
- the dxs gene encoding 1-deoxy-D-xylulose-5-phosphate synthase, which codes for MYLCYVSKKILDNIQFPEDLRKVSKEKLPQVAKELRDFIINIVATKEGHLGASLGVIELTIALHYVFNTPEDILVWDVGHQAYGHKILTGRKDSFHTNRKLNGISGFPKIGESNYDAFGVGHSSTSISAALGMAIASRIKGETHKQHIAVVGDASIASGMAFEALNHAGIANTNILVILNDNAIGIDPSVGALKDYLTKVTLDGAPDTDNIFEALNFNYSGPIDGHNLEELTSELERLKHVPGPKLMHVITKKGKGLRQAEENQVTYHAPGKFDALTGDLLPKDSNGLPPKFQDVFGETIVELAKENKKIVGITPAMPTGSSLKYFMETFPERAFDVGIAEQHAVTLSAGLATQGLTVFCNIYSTFLQRAYDQVIHDVCLQNMPVIFCLDRAGIVGEDGATHHGIFDLAFLRCIPNLIIFAPRNEIELRNILYTAQLGLKNPIAIRYPRGRGSIKDWKKPFSEIEIGKGVSLQKGYAIAILTIGTMSETVLNAIERISEKEKVAVYDMRFVKPLDTELLNAIFKKHQTIITVEDGVIKGGFGSAVLEYASEKEYQGTIKMLGIPDYFPQHGTVDELKHEAGISEGKIKETILSFL
- a CDS encoding nucleoside deaminase, with the translated sequence MDLLEPYDDTYFMKRALMEAEAAFEKDEIPIGAVIVVNNQIIARAHNLTETLNDVTAHAEMQAITAAANYLGGKYLKDCTLYVTIEPCQMCAGGLYWSQIDKIVYGARDEQRGCINMNTKLHPKTKMSGGVLKEEASQLLKKFFIEKRNMN
- a CDS encoding cold-shock protein, translating into MEGTVKFFNESKGYGFITNDETGKDIFVHVTGLNGEALNEGDKVEYVEEEGRKGMTAGQVRVIHE
- a CDS encoding chloride channel protein — encoded protein: MPESKTFLSKFLKWRYKHISQKNFVLVLSALVGLLAGIVSLSLKNITFTIQSFFEHALIITENHIYFVLPFVGLLLVYLLKKYVLVKELKPSVPSFIKRSIPSLLYSLLRQKGLLSYRLIYQPLIMAPLTVGFGGSVGLLGPAITSGSAISSNLGRILHVDKKTRTLLIACATSGVMASMFKSPIAAIVFAVEVFSLDLTFASLLPLLIASISSVLTSYFFLGDELLFNIQASDKFVIKDTLFYILLGIGTGLASIYFTKIYFAIYGFFDHIKSRFLKLLVGGLAIGTMLYFIPPLYGEGLSFITDLLEGNHLHALGNTPFGDATDNIWIVIALLFGITVFKAIAMTTTFAAGGVGGVIIPTMVMGSALGNVIAKVINNIGLDFYVSETNFTLIGMAGLIAGVINAPLTAIFLIAEITGGYELFVPLMITVAISYMITKKGMEHTIYTHELAKRDSLLTYNRDKNALLLMELDKVIEQNFISITPEMKLREILDHAVAKSNRNIYPVVDKDNTFLGIILLNDLRKIMFDQKLYDKITAKDLMESAPSLIFYKEDTMQEIMKKFEASGAWNLPVINKGKYYGFISKSKLLTAYRRKLIDFSGN